Proteins encoded within one genomic window of Argiope bruennichi chromosome 7, qqArgBrue1.1, whole genome shotgun sequence:
- the LOC129975930 gene encoding uncharacterized protein LOC129975930, which produces MEFYIEILLNIKNAVIDDDVDSYQRALMNYIEKSMNCEATKQYQQNAYVKLGSINLICLACKSSAVKVLEYLLMNENHVCILPYLTKKCDVLPEEEDEECHNAIYYAIRSNKKEILEILLSKWLNDYFQKNSDGLDDLLSQAFNDLTVRNVCIDEEMRIYVKSKLADFRFFDEVSSQKKNKGNVIDIQNLKDLAIIRIDSVVENIINLGKQFRNMEPNEQFILSSKYIAKNIHMLKSCLKCASKLPWEEIEFCLTIFIRSCQNCFQQYPLYHFIINKERLLMHLVNFSDILIKLKDKIKLVDKCRFGMLVIDEIENIENIVDFKELHDDFRLVRDLYSLEKIKSCIDLAMSANITEKCDQLVIVRALQVIGECMKSTTDSPNLSTETYELLLSFLPDNIKEVITKLRDDLSHEECLFVRYGIEMSEQNVFQRIQSDITEMNLAVSDILLRKKTMIVRKIFSKLRDSKDVDAMKLFLTQHHISAISLQKELIEAQNLNLSGIEQLENLVLELKNEIKNQINNSIKLFRRIQDIVQMACAEKASDANGSFEGFKSYMPSDREELLKIYSDFGSIASNSLQTEIGPTDKGLRVITKFNMPENVEKYREIFIKILDKYRLKTLLYFLHKMNCFLDFSDLSHCIPELERNIEAISIEKDEIKNFKRMITNLRTDCDKKANRVEEMFLEVQSLIQSEKTNFKHTQNTYLDSLKRLISIIQFDNEEYSQVLETRMLDFQERFQSLALPQLSKKFSDMFQKITSELVRENFARGIPFLTALSKIHIFLEFRLGKTKWIKEFKQILQNQEENKLQKSLQKIPKSKKLKPLLSDKLSLLEQIVKEYHENKQFFQKSQCSQKKLKLLSIIEMLTLDSFSILGCKSLPNRLTHNAFFLDKYYPVINGKNLRNHLAHGNALVSIVLEDECADILLNAEKMRTYDLLKSKQEIGKKVKNDPQMIKTCLDTDLSTVSQQLKLFAALSEGKKEKVKDYISKGADVFGRDMRSQTSLHFAAKGPCLETVKFLLKFNLDVYAVDFNLQTALHVASSNGRLATVKYLVQELNSLINYRDICGRTPLHLASINGHTDVVKYLLKDGAEMSYKDLFGNAALHYAIIRNHLTIASILLEKIVDANKTFFGDTALHLASGKGHMNLVITLLDKISVNFRSDLKFTPLHYAARGGHADVVQLLISKGAEVDAKTLKGATPLHLAAEKGHNTVVEILLQYGADINATDFNGFTALCFAVKGGFLATSKFLLEREMVVDSVKNYIWDPLDFVVEIRRYFLRISKPLLGKDKIADGIKNSSYKPLILAAQFGHYELVEILLHRCNTSSKLSALHWAALKGHLRIVELLINNEINAECDDSGCTALHLAAYEGHTEIVNFLISKGYIKRINSKIGRNELEKNSNCEVQDNTVLFINGTNDFDDVLEFSGTTALQLSAFRKHKDIVRCLLKNQADIYIKDDIGTTPLQAIIVNGMADILIDESISINFTDCGDSSPLMLGTSQGDLMFVEYCIGKGIHKGCVEDAKNKALAVAVYFGHEDVMNCLIKYGACVNASSPDGFTPLDLAVEAKRWNIVRVLIDDKKAEMSVQKERKYLLSAIKSGHEDIVEYFLARHPENGASSLECREFPLHTAVQYGHLNIVKKLLELEKRTDINDTNENFATPLQLASGQGYSEITRLLILNGADPNVPDHNPPLHLAVANSDYEMIEVLIEAGANATLGDEDGISAIGLAIKCKSLDVMETLLELSEIDINFKGDNDRTFLHDAAVSGSLQIIKSLIEKGAATDARDSTGVKPIHMAAKEGYQDIVEYFLGEGIDVGDIGENGWCLLHYAAAGNQTEICEFLLRNGLNVNTVDAHGCSPLHIAAQLGKTEVFHILLRYGAYYDFLNERNETPLNVAMASSSTNNFPIIASLIFITSLFSAVEKKDLRKVRASLNELLRLSKMNYIDIKNAENISLLNYAEQKGCAEIVDFLLKCSVDGNDRPSNLSIIKSILKVLIMSTIVLIMIFFFRIILIYQNA; this is translated from the coding sequence ATGGAATTCTACATCGAAATACTCCTTAACATTAAGAATGCTGTAATTGATGATGATGTGGACTCTTATCAACGCGCTTTGATGAATTACATAGAGAAATCTATGAATTGTGAAGCAACCAAACAATATCAGCAAAATGCTTATGTAAAGTTAGGTAGTATCAATTTAATATGCCTCGCTTGTAAATCGTCTGCAGTAAAAGTGCTTGAATATTTACTTATGAATGAAAACCATGTATGCATTTTACCCTATTTGACTAAAAAATGTGATGTTCTGCCTGAAGAAGAGGACGAGGAATGCCACAATGCCATTTACTACGCCATACGCTCAAATAAGAAAGAGATTCTTGAAATCCTTCTTAGCAAATGGTTGAAtgactattttcaaaaaaattccgaTGGATTAGATGATCTACTCTCCCAAGCATTCAACGATTTGACGGTCAGAAATGTTTGTATAGATGAAGAAATGAGGATTTACGTAAAAAGCAAATTAGCGGACTTCAGATTTTTCGATGAAGTTTCTtctcagaagaaaaataaaggaaatgttaTTGATATCCAAAACCTTAAAGATCTTGCGATAATTCGAATAGATTCTGTCGTCGAAAATATCATCAATCTTGGAAAACAGTTTAGGAACATGGAACCGAACGAACAATTTATACTTTCTTCGAAATACATTGCTAAAAATATCCATATGTTGAAATCCTGTCTGAAATGTGCAAGTAAATTGCCATGGGAAGAAATCGAATTTTGTTTAACTATTTTCATCCGTTCTTGTCAAAATTGTTTCCAACAGTATCCATTGTACCATTTCATTATCAATAAAGAAAGATTGCTAATGCATCTGGTAAACTTTtcagatatattaataaaattgaaagacaaaatCAAACTGGTTGATAAGTGTAGATTTGGAATGTTAGTGATcgatgaaatagaaaatattgaaaatattgtagaTTTTAAGGAACTGCACGATGACTTCAGGCTAGTTAGGGACCTGTACTctcttgagaaaataaaaagttgtatAGATTTGGCCATGTCTGCTAACATCACCGAAAAATGTGACCAATTAGTCATTGTTAGGGCTCTGCAAGTCATCGGAGAATGCATGAAAAGTACAACAGATTCCCCCAATTTATCTACGGAAACATACGAATTATTGCTATCCTTTCTACCTGATAATATAAAGGAAGTGATCACAAAACTGAGAGATGATTTATCTCATGAAGAATGTCTTTTCGTAAGATATGGGATTGAAATGAGCGAACAAAATGTTTTCCAAAGAATTCAATCTGACATCACTGAAATGAATCTAGCAGTTTCTGATATTCTTCTTAGAAAGAAGACCATGAtcgttagaaaaatatttagtaaactgAGAGATAGTAAAGACGTTGACGCTATGAAATTATTTCTCACGCAACATCACATTTCCGCGATTTCGTTGCAGAAAGAACTAATAGAAGCGCAAAATTTAAACCTAAGCGGCATCGAGCAGTTAGAAAACTTGGTCTTGGAATTAAAGAATGagataaaaaatcaaatcaataactCAATAAAGCTTTTTCGCCGAATTCAAGATATAGTTCAAATGGCTTGTGCGGAAAAGGCATCCGATGCAAACGGTTCATTTGAGGGTTTTAAATCTTATATGCCCTCTGACCGTGAAgaattactgaaaatttattcagatttcgGATCTATCGCTTCAAATTCTCTACAAACTGAAATTGGACCGACAGATAAAGGCTTAagagtaataacaaaatttaacatgCCTGAAAACGTAGAAAAATATcgagaaattttcattaaaattttagacaaatatagattaaaaacattgttgtattttcttcataaaatgaattgttttttagatttttcagaCCTTTCACACTGTATTCCGGAACTGGAAAGAAATATAGAAGCAATTTCTATAGAaaaggatgaaataaaaaattttaaaagaatgattacAAATTTGAGAACTGACTGTGATAAAAAAGCAAATCGTGTTGAAGAAATGTTTCTGGAAGTTCAGTCTTTAATCCAGAGcgaaaaaactaatttcaaacaTACTCAGAATACATACCTTGATTCTCTTAAAAgattaatatcaataattcagTTTGATAATGAAGAGTATTCTCAAGTATTAGAAACACGTATGCTTGATTTTCAAGAAAGATTTCAATCTCTGGCATTACCTCAGCTTTCAAAGAAATTCTCAGATATGTTCCAAAAGATTACTTCGGAGTTGGTGAGAGAAAATTTTGCAAGAGGAATTCCTTTCTTGACCGCTCTatcgaaaatacatatttttttagaattccgCCTTGGTAAAACTAAATGGATTAAAGAATTCAAACAAATCCTTCAAAACCAGgaagaaaataaacttcaaaaatccCTTCAAAAAATacctaaaagtaaaaaattaaaacctttgtTGTCCGATAAACTCTCTTTACTTGAACAGATTGTTAAAGAATATCATGAAAATAAACAGTTCTTTCAAAAATCACAGTGttcacaaaagaaattgaaattgctaTCTATTATTGAGATGTTAACATTAGATTCCTTTAGTATTTTAGGATGCAAATCCTTACCAAATCGCTTAACTCATAACGCattctttttagataaatattatccAGTAATAAATGGTAAGAATTTGCGCAATCATTTAGCGCATGGGAATGCTTTAGTCAGCATTGTGTTAGAAGATGAATGCGCAGATATCCTTTTAAACGCAGAAAAAATGAGAACTTATGATTTACTGAAGTCGAAACAAGAGATAGGTAAAAAGGTGAAAAATGATCCACAAATGATAAAGACTTGTCTTGATACAGACCTCTCCACAGTCAGCCAGCAACTAAAGCTTTTTGCTGCATTATCCGAAGGTAAAAAGGAAAAAGTGAAAGACTACATTAGTAAGGGAGCTGATGTCTTTGGAAGAGATATGCGCTCGCAAACATCTTTGCATTTTGCTGCCAAAGGACCTTGTTTAGAAACTGtaaagtttttgttaaaatttaatctggATGTTTACGCTGTTGATTTTAATCTTCAAACGGCTTTACATGTTGCATCATCGAATGGAAGGCTTGCTACAGTAAAATATTTGGttcaagaattaaattcattaattaattatagagATATATGCGGAAGAACACCTTTGCACCTCGCATCTATTAATGGACATACTGATgttgtaaaatatcttttaaaagatgGTGCTGAAATGTCATATAAAGACCTCTTCGGGAATGCTGCGCTTCATTATGCTATCATCCGCAACCATTTAACTATTGCCAGCATACTTTTGGAAAAGATTGTTGATGCTAACAAAACTTTTTTCGGAGATACGGCACTACATTTAGCATCAGGAAAAGGGCATATGAATTTAGTTATCACTTTGCTGGACAAAATATCTGTCAATTTTAGATCGGACTTGAAGTTTACTCCTTTGCATTACGCAGCGAGAGGAGGCCATGCTGATGTTGTGCAACTCTTAATATCAAAAGGTGCTGAAGTTGATGCAAAAACTTTGAAAGGAGCGACGCCCCTCCATTTAGCAGCAGAAAAAGGTCATAATACAGTAGTTGAGATATTATTACAGTATGGAGCCGACATAAATGCAACCGACTTTAATGGCTTTACCGCTCTGTGTTTTGCTGTGAAAGGTGGATTTTTAGCCACATCGAAATTTTTACTGGAAAGGGAAATGGTTGTTGAtagtgttaaaaattatatatgggaTCCATTAGATTTCGTTGTCGaaataagaagatattttttaaggatATCCAAACCTTTACTGGGAAAGGATAAAATCGCTgatggaattaaaaattcttcgTATAAGCCCTTAATTTTGGCTGCCCAATTCGGTCACTATGAACTTGTTGAAATACTGTTACATCGATGTAATACAAGTTCTAAGCTTTCGGCTCTGCATTGGGCAGCTTTGAAGGGTCACCTGCGCATCGTGGAGTTGCtgataaacaatgaaataaatgcagAATGTGATGATAGTGGATGCACTGCATTGCATTTGGCTGCGTATGAAGGACACACAGAGATTGTTAACTTCCTCATTTCGAAGGGGTATATTAAACGAATCAATTCGAAAATCGGGAGGAATGAACTTGAGAAGAATTCGAATTGTGAAGTCCAAGATAATACTGTATTATTTATCAACGGTACCAACGATTTTGATGATGTGTTAGAATTTTCCGGTACAACAGCTTTGCAGCTTAGTGCTTTTAGAAAACACAAAGACATTGTGCGATGTCTTTTGAAAAATCAAGCTGATATCTACATCAAAGACGACATTGGTACAACACCATTGCAGGCAATTATTGTAAATGGCATGGCGGATATTCTTATTGACGAAAGCATATCTATTAATTTCACAGATTGTGGTGATTCAAGTCCTTTAATGTTGGGAACATCACAAGGTGATCTCATGTTCGTTGAATATTGCATTGGAAAGGGTATTCATAAAGGGTGTGTGGAGGATGCTAAAAATAAGGCTCTAGCTGTAGCAGTTTATTTTGGTCATGAGGATGTTatgaattgtttaattaaatatgggGCATGTGTAAATGCATCAAGTCCTGACGGCTTTACCCCTCTAGACTTAGCAGTAGAAGCAAAAAGATGGAACATAGTGAGAGTTTTAATAGACGATAAAAAAGCGGAAATGAGtgtgcaaaaagaaagaaaatatttgctttcagcCATCAAAAGCGGACATGAAgatattgtggaatattttttaGCTAGACACCCTGAAAACGGTGCTTCGAGTCTTGAGTGCCGTGAATTTCCTCTCCATACAGCAGTACAGTATGGCCACCTGAATATCGTgaagaaattattagaattagagAAAAGGACCGACATTAATGACACAAATGAAAACTTTGCAACTCCACTCCAGCTTGCATCAGGACAAGGCTATAGTGAAATAACTCGACTTTTGATATTAAATGGTGCTGATCCGAATGTACCAGACCACAACCCACCACTTCATCTAGCTGTTGCAAATAGCGATTATGAAATGATTGAAGTGCTAATCGAAGCTGGAGCGAATGCCACGTTGGGAGACGAAGATGGCATTTCTGCCATTGGATTAGCAATTAAGTGTAAGAGTCTGGATGTAATGGAAACACTTTTGGAGCTTTCAGAAatcgatattaattttaaaggggACAATGATCGTACTTTTTTGCATGATGCAGCTGTATCGGGATCTTTACaaataatcaaaagtttaattgaaaaagGAGCCGCTACTGATGCCAGAGATTCCACAGGTGTCAAACCTATACATATGGCGGCAAAGGAAGGGTATCAGGATATTGTGGAGTATTTTCTAGGCGAAGGAATCGATGTTGGCGATATAGGAGAGAATGGCTGGTGTTTACTGCACTATGCAGCGGCTGGGAATCAGACAGAAATTTGCGAATTTCTCCTCAGAAATGGTTTGAATGTTAATACTGTTGATGCGCATGGCTGCTCTCCTCTCCATATAGCAGCGCAACTGGGTAAAACAgaagtttttcatattttgcttcGTTATGGGGCTTATTACGACTTTCTTAATGAAAGAAACGAAACTCCACTGAATGTTGCAATGGCTTCGAGTTCAACCAATAATTTTCCTATTATAGCttctttgatatttattacaAGTTTATTTTCAGCAGTTGAGAAGAAGGATCTTCGGAAGGTTCGAGCTTCACTGAATGAACTGTTGAggctttcaaaaatgaattatattgatataaaaaatgccGAAAACATTTCCCTTCTCAACTATGCGGAACAGAAAGGCTGTGCAGAAATCGTGGACTTTCTCTTGAAATGCAGCGTGGACGGAAATGATAGACCATCAAATCTCAGTATAATTAAGAGTATACTGAAGGTATTAATTATGAGTACTATcgtattaattatgatttttttctttcgtattattttaatatatcaaaatgccTAG